The Polyodon spathula isolate WHYD16114869_AA chromosome 21, ASM1765450v1, whole genome shotgun sequence genome contains the following window.
GTCGAACTTTATCATTTTGTACTCCTAACCCCAAAAAAGCTTCACAGTGAGATACTGGGATGTAGGAGTTCTGCACGTAACAATTGAGTAATGCAACATACCCGATTAGGCGAGTTACAGGAGATAAATGATCTATATCTTGTAGCAAATGTTCCACAAAGTCTTTAATGTACTGTTCCTCAAATTCTTCACTCATTAAAACAAAAGTCAGGATGAACTGTGGTTCGTACTGTTGTTCAAGGTTCCTACGTTTTTGAGCAAACAATTTCTTTTCCTTCTCAGTCAGTTTGTGTGTGACAGCAACTGTTTGTAATGGTAGGGCCCGGTACATCTTTTCAGGATCATTAGATCTTTTACAGCTCAACAGAATAAAGCATAATGTTGATGGATTGATCTTCATAGAGGCAATGGCATTTGCTAATTCGTGCCTCACATCATCAAGGTATTCTTCATCACAGTCTTCCACCAACAAGAGAACTGGAAGACAATTATTTCTGTCCTTTTCCTCGTATTCTCGCAACTGGATGGCATGCTCACAGACTGTTGTAACAGGGTAAGAAGGTTTTACAACTGCGCATCTCAGATCCCCTCTGAAGTTCCAAAGCAGCTGTCGTGCAACAGTGCTTCCACCACTGCCTGGATGATGGTATATGTTGATTCTTTCCACAGATTTTTTCGGTGgattccattttaaaatgtcatctaaAATTTTTGCTACATCTCTGTATGCATCACGAAGAATGATTTCACCACAATGTGTGTTGTCTGCTAGCCAAAAATGTTCCCAGCGTACTTTTCCTCCTTGATAAAAATACCTTTCAGTATTTTTGATAAAGTCCTCATCAACACTTTTGATATCATCACATTGATCAACACTCAGTATTTCCAGGGAAAACTTTCTTTCTTCCTCAACACTTTTGAGTGAACACAACCCCTTGTTAAAGACCCTTAAATGTTTGGTTGTCCGTGTCTGAATGGGCTGTATGCTTTGGACTGTTTCATCTACATGGCTCATTTTCATTCCAACTATGCTTGCAAAATTAAGTGTTTCAGGGCTGCAAGAAGCCTGTGCTTGACTGGCCCACTTGGTATAATTTTCCTTTGATTCTGAAATGGAAACTATATAGTCATTGCCATTCATTTCAACATAAAATTCATGGAAAGTATGAACAAGTGGCTGTTCAACAGGAGACatcaaaagaaaaatgacaacaaaCGAGCCCGTTGGAAGAATTTCATTGCAAATCATCGATATTGCCTTTCTTAGGTGTTTTTTCTTGGTTTTGATCCATGTCATTTCATCACAGGAATTTTCATCACCAAGGTAATCACTGCGCCCATTGCAGAATATCCAACTGGTTTGCTCAAACAAGTGCAAGTGCTTTATAAACTCACTGGTGCTCAGCCCACTTTCGTTGGTGTAATCCTGCAAGAAGTGCAGGCTGGCTGCATGGTGCTGCTCATACTGACTACACAATCCAGATGATTTCGAATCTGGGTCAAAATCAAATACACAGAAGATATTCATGTTCAGTAAAAAGTTGATACACTCCAAACTGTCAGCTTCCCATTTGTTTGTGACAAGAATGTACCTTATGGAATTATCTATACATTTCTTGCCGCAAGTTAAAAGCAGAGTCAGCTTTCTTCCCAGATCTTCAGAATTCAGTGATGGATTTTGATGACTTGTGGATTCTGCTTCTTCCCTTCTCTTGTCCCTGTCTGGCATACCAAGAATAAACGCAACCTTATCTTCTTCACTGATTGGTTCTGTCTTGGCCCCAACTCTGCGATAGACTGTTTTCTTGTCAAGTTCAATCTTATTTGATTTTTCATTAAATTTAGGTAGACAAACTGAGTATACTTTACCTCGCACGGTCTTTACTGTGGGTACAATATCTACCTCAATCACCCAGCGTTTTAATTGGCTGTCTCTGTGAATGACTTCTGTGAACTTTGGCAGCCTTATACAGAGCCGCGCTTCTTCTTTTTCAGAAGGGGTCTTGAAACATCTCTCTATGTAATCCAATGCATCAACATAGAAGTCTCTGTCATTCACAGGTACACCAATTATTTCTCCATGTACATGACTAGTATTTTCCACACTGTCCATGACACCAAAGTGTATTGTGCCGTTTGTACGAACATTCATACAACCACAGGCAAATCTGAGAACCTCGTTTGCAAACTTTGCTTGCAATTTAGTTCTATCTAACAGTGCAGCAGTGGCAAAAGACTTATACTCATGACAGGGTGTGATTCGGTCTATGATTCCTGATTCTGGCTGTAGGACTGTGTGCTGCACATATTTAAAGTCTATGTCCTCTGTATCAAATGGCCGAGGGTTACAGTCTCTCTTACATGATGACTCACtgccagtttttgttttttctatactGCTCTCTTCCTTTGCAGGACCTGGTTCCTTCACCATGCTCATATTCTGATTCTTCTTTTCTGCTTGTGGTTTTTTATTTTCAGCAGGGGAATCCTTTGCTTCTTTCTTCTGGAGCTCATTGCTTTGTGTCTCGTGCTGTTGTAGAGATTTTAACAGTTCATTTCTTTTATTCAAAAGAAGCTCGATTTGACCAGGTTTCATACCAGTCTCGTCTTTCAGAAAGTCTTTTGTTATCCCCATGAGAACTGGCCCTGTAACTTCATCTTCATAAAGTTTCTGTATGTATTGTTCTTTCAATCCTACTGATTCCAACCAGGACTTCACATGGTTTTCAGTCCATTTCTCAAGTGGCAGAACTTTGaactctaaattaaaaaaggaaaattatgTTGCTCATGAATGGCTTCTTGCAAGAATTTGCAATGTTTCCGCTAACTATAGACCATAATCTATTTACAAGCATCATCTAACCCTATTTGAAAGATTTTTCATATTATCAAATCAAATtatgtatatagcgcctttcatacaaaGCACTatataatacaaagaaaagaaaatcacaataaaatacatttgtataaggatcccaaggtgtgtcacacacacacacaaaactgccAAGTTAGCCATTGCACTAAAAaagtctaataaaaaataagtttaaaacagcaattaaatatatttttaaactatatatatagatagatagacagacagatagatagatagatagatacacacatacaaaacattaggaacacctgctttttccatgaaatagactgatgaggtgaatccaggtgaaagctatgatcccttattgtaacctgttaaatccacttcaatcagtgtaggggagacaggttaaaaaaggatttttaagccgtgacacaactgagacatggattgtgtatgtgtgccattcagagggtaaacaGGCAAggcaaaagatttaagtgcctttgaacggggtatggtagtaggtgccaggcgtgccggtttgaatgtgtcaagaactgcaacgctgctgggtttttcatgcttgAAGTTTcgtgtgtgtatcaaggatggtccaccaccctaaggacatccagccaatggcaggccagtgatcaaaaacggctcattgatgaaagaggccaaaggaggctgacacgaattgtgcagagcaacagacgggctacagttagtcaactgacagtccagtacaacattggtgccgaaagacccataaacgAATGCACAACTcgtgtaccttgacacgaatggggtatggcagccgacgacctaacagagttccacttctttgagcaaaacacaagaaactgcggttgcagtgggctaaggaacgaaaacattggacactggaggattggaaaagcATTGTCTAGTCTGATGAATcgcggttcctgctgtttcacgctgatgggagaactagggtatggagaaaaccacatgagtacatgcatccatcatgccgcgtgtcaacattgcaggctgctggtggtggtgtgatggtgtggggtgtgttttcatggcacacattgggccccttgataaaagtggagcaacatttgaatgccacaggatatctgaacatcattgccaatcaggtgcatcccttcatggtagcagtgtatccatctgctaatggattttttcagcaggataatgccccatgcccagtcaccagatctcaatccaattgagcatctgtgggatgagatggaacgagctattcagagtaaagatccactaccagccaacttgacacaactgtgggaagcattggagtcaacatgggccagcatccctgtggaacgctttcggcaccttgtagagtccatgccccgacgaattgaggctgttctgagggcaaaaggggtgcaactcaatatcgggaaggtgttcctaatgttttgtttttttatttaaaatttgaattaaataaaggcaaaaatgaaaatgcaatttgGATTGTAAAATAGGAACACTAAGATGGAAAagctattttcttgttttttattttgaaacattatTGATAGCTGTATTAAGATTCAGGTGTAGATTTTATCAGGGCACCACAGAAGCAGCATGTTGAAATGAGCTCTGTGAATACTTACCCATTTTTGAAGCGCAGAATACTACTCACAATGAAGATTGGGGTGACCTATATGTTTACATATCCTacctaaaaaagaaaatcagattataatgttgtttaaatgtatgAATTATGTTCAAATTTCTAATGAACTGGTAATTTGTAATTTTacggattaaataaaaaatatataacattttcttcAGTTGTTATTATGAATAGTGGGTGCAGAGCAGCATTGCTCTGCTATTACACAGGCTGTGAGGTATCACGCAGCAAGTCGCATGTAAAATTGGATCCATTCCAATCAATTACATGAAACTTGATACATAATATtctgtataatataatattcgTGATCACAAATTAAgttatctcaggatctcgagaAAAATTTCCTGAGAATTTGTCACCATatagatattttatattaaagttaCAAACAGGGAGCACGTTTGCTAATCACATTTGCGTTTTACTTATTTTGATGTAACTGtattaatttttcctttatttactttatatattttgcactttattttatgTGAGCACTTGTATTTGTATGTCTGCTATCCCATCTTGTAATTAGGAGTTGTTTTGTTCTTTCCTAAagtctgaattattattattattattattattattattaacaataatgtattttttttgtaagttttattttCCAACCAAGCAGATATGACTTTGACACTGGAACTATTTTTGTTAGAGGGAAGCAGAATGTCGGTTCACTTTGTTTTGACTATTCAGTTTGGTACTGTATGCCAAATAAcgataataaaaaatgtttaaaaagtacttTGAACACGAATTGCTTCTGAAGTGCCCTTTATCAAAACTCTGCTTGGCAAATACGTCTTTACTGAAGAACAACAAATTGTAtaaggtaaaaataataaataacaataactcgAAACAAACCATGCAGCTACTTCACAATAACTTAAGACCCTGAATGCATCTCGGGCAGAAAAGCAAGTATAGCTACAAAGTTGTGCGTGGTGATGCGCTGTAACTGGGCttgcggtggtggggttgcgctgtactgggtcaatCAGTGATGAACGCGCTGTGGTGGCTTCGGGGTAATGTCCTGTTACCACGTCctacagaaataataatgttACGTTGACGTAATCGTCTCCAAGGTggtgcaaagcttttggccatgtATGTAAATTATGTTCGAGTACATAGTGCATACCGCTTCTGTGTGTCCGGGTGCAGACTAGCTGTTCCGCCCCGTCTGTCTCGGGCTTAAGAAGGTGAAACCGTATTGAGAGGCTTTTATTTCTGTGTAGTTCTGCAGCACTGTGGTTACGGGGAGATAGTGAGCAACAAGCAGACAGAAACGAGCCACAAAACGACTGGTCCATCCTTCAGTGTTTGAAACTTTATATAAAACACGTCACATTTCAAAACGGTtaacacattaataataaaattaacaacGTACATGTAATTAAAGACTgatcttaaaaacaaaatgaatcgtTTTATGTTGTACATCAATATgctacaccaaaaaaaaaaaaaaaaatcgggcaC
Protein-coding sequences here:
- the LOC121296266 gene encoding sterile alpha motif domain-containing protein 9-like, producing the protein MEFKVLPLEKWTENHVKSWLESVGLKEQYIQKLYEDEVTGPVLMGITKDFLKDETGMKPGQIELLLNKRNELLKSLQQHETQSNELQKKEAKDSPAENKKPQAEKKNQNMSMVKEPGPAKEESSIEKTKTGSESSCKRDCNPRPFDTEDIDFKYVQHTVLQPESGIIDRITPCHEYKSFATAALLDRTKLQAKFANEVLRFACGCMNVRTNGTIHFGVMDSVENTSHVHGEIIGVPVNDRDFYVDALDYIERCFKTPSEKEEARLCIRLPKFTEVIHRDSQLKRWVIEVDIVPTVKTVRGKVYSVCLPKFNEKSNKIELDKKTVYRRVGAKTEPISEEDKVAFILGMPDRDKRREEAESTSHQNPSLNSEDLGRKLTLLLTCGKKCIDNSIRYILVTNKWEADSLECINFLLNMNIFCVFDFDPDSKSSGLCSQYEQHHAASLHFLQDYTNESGLSTSEFIKHLHLFEQTSWIFCNGRSDYLGDENSCDEMTWIKTKKKHLRKAISMICNEILPTGSFVVIFLLMSPVEQPLVHTFHEFYVEMNGNDYIVSISESKENYTKWASQAQASCSPETLNFASIVGMKMSHVDETVQSIQPIQTRTTKHLRVFNKGLCSLKSVEEERKFSLEILSVDQCDDIKSVDEDFIKNTERYFYQGGKVRWEHFWLADNTHCGEIILRDAYRDVAKILDDILKWNPPKKSVERINIYHHPGSGGSTVARQLLWNFRGDLRCAVVKPSYPVTTVCEHAIQLREYEEKDRNNCLPVLLLVEDCDEEYLDDVRHELANAIASMKINPSTLCFILLSCKRSNDPEKMYRALPLQTVAVTHKLTEKEKKLFAQKRRNLEQQYEPQFILTFVLMSEEFEEQYIKDFVEHLLQDIDHLSPVTRLIGYVALLNCYVQNSYIPVSHCEAFLGLGVQNDKVRQHHFESQLSEQARLVFVHLTENPTYISSIRIIHPLVAKEILHQLSSNKQQSAIAMDLLQEKLLFEHRFGRDDFMKFIRNLFIRRYKRSKGDNTDSFFSPLIEHVCDEEENPTKAMALLKVAYTSFGKDPFFAQQLARLHYTHEKFEEAKHWAEVAKSHLPHDSFILHTEGQVYKKWFNVKYDLLVKEEATAENTVEIIGIALKATECFRASEKEAKSEGDFINNSAYFGEIDVGCRLLQLISSVNVFSNESGHSELLHYLLTDHIPEEVKKPWHKLHSRLKGLQKSLCEALEWISEDLSYFQTDKSEEEEEEKSKEQEHIYNPRKWLLRKTSVYAWFFSDTSFKSDTHKLDLVNPEGLTQLMRRMRIYQLGGGNITTILSLLTDHKTKRSGEKLEQIISMYPEDLQLDPIDLVNYICCQIALGCALPRSPKLVTLQKLQELSLQLYSEKNNRSPASAFFLLSLLFWPDESQDMAPSQHKNKILTSAIDTLKDLHEIKIKNVPPRKKRIFTHFYLGQGKGLDRFIHRSKLEKFLSGTLNERRLKWLSGEVWEKPEITKLLKRVKGWTEKGSVFVRGVCKNTKIRVLPLYSASVSDTNENVTFYLGFSFNGPVALRIETLKSYNFKQ